In Dyadobacter sp. NIV53, a single window of DNA contains:
- a CDS encoding PQQ-dependent sugar dehydrogenase, protein MTTKILKVLAISAFVVISCKKNDTEPTTNPPVAIDTTTTTTPGTPVETIRPNSSYRPAFAGQTRVAGVKTATPIEGRILTSNLSSPWGITVLPDGRLLITEKAGTMRIATTAGVLSAPITGLPAVNPAGQGGLLGVRIDPAFSANRMVYWVFSEPTAEGNLTSVGKGRLREDEAMIENPTVIYRALPAYRGTAHYGGRILFDRDGNLLVSAGERADNATRTQAQSLNSGFGKIVRITNEGQPVAGNPFIGQADARPEIFSYGHRNPQGLAIHPVTGDLWNTEHGPRGGDELNRVEAGKNYGWPIITYGLEYSGTAVGAAIQTRDGMEQPAYYWDPVVSPSGIGFYSSDSIPEWKNNLFIGSLSGMHVVRLVITDNKITGEERLFASENQRFRDITQGNDGALYAITDAGRLYRIYKR, encoded by the coding sequence ATGACAACAAAAATTTTGAAAGTACTGGCAATTTCGGCCTTTGTTGTAATATCCTGTAAAAAGAACGATACAGAGCCAACCACAAATCCTCCGGTTGCCATTGACACGACAACAACAACGACGCCAGGCACACCAGTAGAAACCATTCGTCCCAACAGTTCTTACAGACCTGCATTTGCGGGACAAACCAGGGTTGCAGGTGTCAAAACAGCAACGCCCATCGAAGGGCGCATATTAACAAGTAACCTGAGCAGTCCTTGGGGAATCACCGTGCTGCCGGATGGGAGGTTGCTGATAACGGAAAAGGCGGGAACGATGCGTATTGCCACCACTGCCGGTGTATTAAGTGCACCCATTACAGGTTTGCCTGCTGTTAATCCTGCTGGCCAGGGAGGGTTGCTGGGTGTACGGATCGACCCGGCCTTTTCAGCAAACAGGATGGTTTACTGGGTATTTTCAGAACCCACAGCTGAAGGTAATTTAACGTCTGTCGGAAAGGGAAGATTAAGGGAAGATGAAGCCATGATTGAAAACCCGACCGTTATTTACCGCGCGCTACCAGCTTACAGAGGGACAGCACATTACGGAGGAAGGATTCTATTTGACCGGGACGGCAATCTGCTGGTCAGTGCGGGCGAGCGGGCCGACAATGCAACCCGAACACAGGCACAATCTCTGAATTCCGGATTTGGGAAAATTGTGCGGATTACCAATGAAGGTCAGCCGGTAGCGGGCAACCCATTTATAGGGCAGGCAGATGCACGGCCTGAAATATTCTCCTATGGCCACCGCAATCCGCAGGGCCTGGCAATCCATCCGGTAACCGGTGATCTGTGGAATACTGAACATGGTCCCCGGGGAGGCGACGAACTGAACAGAGTGGAAGCAGGAAAAAATTATGGCTGGCCAATCATCACTTATGGTCTGGAATATTCCGGGACTGCGGTAGGTGCAGCCATTCAAACGCGCGATGGTATGGAGCAACCTGCTTATTATTGGGATCCGGTCGTCTCACCAAGTGGCATTGGCTTTTACAGCAGCGACAGCATTCCTGAATGGAAAAACAATTTATTTATTGGAAGTTTGAGTGGCATGCATGTGGTAAGATTAGTAATTACAGACAATAAAATTACTGGCGAAGAGCGTCTGTTTGCTTCTGAAAACCAGCGGTTCAGAGACATTACTCAGGGAAATGACGGAGCATTGTATGCCATTACAGATGCTGGAAGGCTTTACCGGATCTACAAACGCTAG
- a CDS encoding sensor histidine kinase, with the protein MFDTQSLKPFKGVWTQAAFWVGYFLFEWLNTGANFDNFEWTFRSISLHLPLIMIAAYWHLLVTVRRFLMNGQMIGFWISLIGGLVVFGILRRSLNYFWFYPNYFPQALHKPFWYLPKLLAETTQLHLIVALFVTVELVKNTLQQQRLSETYRREKLAAEYRLLQSQVQPHFLFNTLNNLVSVSLHNPNQMPNLLHRLGGLLSYQLHESHQDHVPLAKEIAYLNDYISLEKIRYGDRLDIQTNFSSLTNANQIKLPPMLLLTFVENAFKHGAAQTEGLCWIIMNLSIDKNRLVFSVENSVPENQVPSSSGLGLINLRKRLDILFPGDYEIVTMPEDEQFLAVLKFNIS; encoded by the coding sequence ATGTTTGATACTCAGTCGTTAAAACCATTTAAGGGCGTGTGGACGCAGGCCGCGTTTTGGGTTGGCTATTTCCTGTTTGAATGGCTGAACACGGGAGCAAATTTCGATAACTTCGAGTGGACTTTTCGCTCTATCAGTCTGCACCTTCCGCTGATTATGATTGCTGCCTACTGGCATTTACTTGTTACCGTCCGGCGCTTTTTGATGAATGGGCAGATGATAGGCTTTTGGATAAGTCTTATTGGCGGCCTGGTCGTTTTTGGTATTTTACGACGTTCTCTTAATTATTTCTGGTTTTATCCGAATTACTTTCCGCAGGCATTGCATAAACCATTTTGGTATCTTCCTAAACTTCTCGCTGAAACTACGCAGCTGCACTTAATTGTAGCTTTATTTGTAACTGTTGAACTTGTGAAAAATACCTTGCAGCAGCAACGGTTAAGTGAGACATACCGCAGGGAGAAATTGGCTGCCGAATACCGGCTTCTCCAATCGCAGGTTCAGCCGCATTTTCTTTTTAATACACTTAATAATCTGGTATCCGTTTCGCTGCACAACCCAAATCAGATGCCAAATCTGCTGCATCGGCTGGGTGGGCTGCTTAGCTATCAACTCCATGAGAGTCACCAGGATCATGTGCCATTAGCAAAAGAAATTGCCTATTTAAATGATTACATATCCCTGGAAAAAATTCGCTATGGCGATCGCCTTGATATCCAAACCAATTTTAGTTCTCTTACCAACGCAAATCAAATAAAGCTGCCTCCAATGCTTTTATTGACGTTTGTAGAAAATGCATTCAAACATGGCGCTGCTCAAACTGAAGGCCTTTGCTGGATCATTATGAATTTATCCATTGACAAAAATCGGCTGGTATTTTCCGTAGAAAACTCTGTGCCCGAAAATCAGGTGCCGTCAAGCTCAGGATTGGGCTTAATAAACCTTAGAAAACGCCTTGATATTCTTTTTCCCGGCGATTACGAAATAGTAACCATGCCCGAGGACGAGCAATTTCTGGCAGTATTAAAATTTAACATTTCCTGA
- a CDS encoding LytTR family DNA-binding domain-containing protein: MVIRCFVLDDEPLATDLMVDYIGRLPDLELVGVSNSPTQGLQQLQQTQVDVIFLDIQMPKLTGFDLLRPLGYRPKVIFTTAFREYALESYEFDVLDFLVKPISFERFLLSVGKIYRFAQNALPANDAMVVPKIERDYQYFKVDKEMVKLFLDDILWIESLKDYVRVHTKSGPLVSYLRIGYLEEKLPPDRFIRIHKSFIISLDHIQAISSNYIRIGNEEIPIGRIYKNKLDNLIPDNLSSDTL; the protein is encoded by the coding sequence ATGGTAATACGTTGTTTTGTGCTCGATGATGAGCCGCTGGCCACAGACTTAATGGTTGATTATATCGGCCGTTTACCGGATTTGGAACTGGTTGGGGTATCTAATAGCCCTACGCAAGGATTGCAACAGTTGCAGCAAACGCAAGTGGATGTCATATTCCTGGACATTCAAATGCCGAAATTAACAGGTTTTGATCTGCTGCGTCCATTAGGTTACAGACCAAAAGTCATATTCACGACGGCCTTTCGTGAATATGCGTTGGAAAGCTATGAATTTGATGTACTTGATTTTCTGGTAAAGCCTATCTCATTTGAACGGTTTCTGCTATCGGTAGGTAAGATTTATCGTTTTGCTCAGAATGCGTTGCCCGCCAATGATGCAATGGTGGTTCCTAAAATAGAAAGGGATTACCAATATTTTAAAGTTGATAAAGAGATGGTGAAGCTATTTCTGGATGATATTCTGTGGATTGAAAGTTTGAAAGATTACGTGCGTGTTCATACCAAATCCGGCCCGTTGGTTTCATACCTCAGGATCGGATATCTGGAAGAAAAATTGCCACCTGACCGCTTTATCAGGATTCATAAATCCTTCATTATTTCGTTGGATCACATTCAGGCGATCAGTTCCAATTACATCAGAATCGGCAATGAGGAAATTCCAATCGGGCGCATTTACAAGAATAAACTCGACAACTTAATTCCCGATAATCTTTCATCGGATACTTTGTAA
- a CDS encoding aldo/keto reductase has translation MKKRQLGNSGLEVSALGLGCMGLSFGYGPAAERKDAIALINAAFDQGVTFFDTAEAYGPFANEELLGEALEPFRNQVVIATKFGFEGGDSKGGLNSKPESIIAFVEASLKRLRTDYIDLLYQHRVDPEVPIEDVAGTVKDLIQAGKVKYFGLSEAGVQTIRKAHAVQPVAALQSEYSLWWREPENEIIPTLEELGIGFVPFSPLGKGFLTGKIDENTTFDKTDFRNTVPRFTAEARKANQAMVDLLGKIAGEKNGTGVPATGVPATPAQIALAWLLAQKPWIVPIPGTTKLHRLEENLGGANIKLSDNELMEIQRAASQIKVQGARYAEAMQKMVDN, from the coding sequence ATGAAAAAAAGACAATTAGGAAATAGTGGTCTGGAAGTATCTGCTCTGGGTCTGGGCTGCATGGGGCTTAGCTTTGGTTATGGGCCTGCTGCTGAGAGAAAGGATGCTATTGCATTAATCAATGCAGCATTTGATCAGGGAGTTACTTTTTTTGATACAGCCGAGGCTTATGGCCCCTTTGCAAACGAAGAATTATTAGGAGAAGCGCTGGAACCATTCAGGAATCAGGTAGTGATTGCAACAAAATTTGGTTTCGAAGGCGGCGACTCAAAAGGTGGGCTTAACAGTAAGCCGGAAAGTATTATAGCTTTTGTTGAAGCGTCTTTAAAACGTCTGAGAACAGACTATATTGATCTTTTATATCAGCACCGGGTTGATCCTGAGGTACCAATTGAAGATGTTGCGGGAACTGTTAAAGATTTGATCCAGGCAGGAAAAGTAAAGTATTTTGGTCTGTCAGAAGCAGGTGTGCAAACGATCCGCAAAGCGCATGCGGTACAACCTGTTGCTGCGCTTCAGAGTGAATATTCCTTATGGTGGCGAGAACCCGAAAATGAGATTATACCTACATTGGAAGAATTAGGGATCGGTTTTGTACCTTTTAGTCCGCTGGGCAAGGGTTTTCTGACGGGTAAGATTGACGAGAACACCACATTTGATAAAACGGATTTTAGAAATACAGTGCCACGTTTCACAGCAGAGGCTCGCAAGGCAAATCAGGCAATGGTTGATCTGCTAGGAAAAATCGCAGGGGAGAAAAATGGAACCGGGGTGCCGGCCACCGGAGTGCCGGCCACACCTGCGCAAATAGCACTGGCTTGGCTGCTGGCCCAAAAGCCCTGGATTGTGCCAATTCCTGGCACGACCAAATTGCATAGATTAGAAGAGAATTTGGGTGGAGCAAATATTAAGCTTAGCGATAATGAATTAATGGAGATTCAGCGTGCGGCGTCACAAATTAAGGTACAAGGTGCACGTTATGCCGAAGCCATGCAAAAGATGGTTGACAATTAA
- a CDS encoding xanthine dehydrogenase family protein molybdopterin-binding subunit: METNKTTYDRRSFLKASVLSGGGMLLTVSWLSSFKSADKMQALNLPEQWASLNGYIHITPDNKIKLICPNPEFGQNVMTSLPMMLAEELDVDWKNVTVEMGPHDPAKLGAQFTGGSNSVRMYWKPLRQAGAAARQMLREAAAQTWNVPVGEVTTKAGVLSHPSGKSAKYGDLASKAAAVPVPKDLPLKAPKDFTIVRKATKNVEGHKIVSGKPLFGLDYQVDGMLIAMIQHPPAFGMKLKSFDAVQALKMPGIKDIFSLKLYEDGFEQGGFDTRTFNELLVVVGNTTWEVMNARKKLVANWENAGDTKDTMGGRGGKKEVVVPGALETTSTQMQQMHEFANKPAQQLRKDGDPETAFKNAAQVIERTYNAPFLAHNCMEPMNFFAHVTDEKALFAGPLQAPGWTEPTLAKLLNLPADKIEIQMTRMGGGFGRRAYGHYLSEAGLISKKVKAPVKLMYTREDDMTYGIYRPMYTATYRAALDADKNLIAFHVKGGGIPEHAIHANRFPAGAVDNYLAEGWQIASNITIGAFRAPRSNFNAAAEQSFLDEVAEAAGKDPIEFRLELLKKAKESPVGKNNEYDAGRYAGVLELLREKSGWGKPGNEKYNRGVAAYFCHNSYAAHVVDMVTRDGQPYVERVFSAMDCGIVINPESATNMVQGAVVDGIGNAFYGALTHKDGVPQQTNFHNYRMIRINEAPKSIEVHFVQNDLDPTGLGEPPFPPVFGAVANALYKNKGRRFYNQPFQPDFEKNVKTTI, encoded by the coding sequence ATGGAAACTAATAAAACAACCTACGATAGACGCTCATTTTTGAAAGCTTCGGTGCTTTCCGGAGGAGGGATGTTGCTTACGGTGAGCTGGTTATCCAGTTTCAAATCTGCTGACAAAATGCAGGCGCTTAACCTGCCGGAGCAATGGGCATCGCTGAATGGCTACATTCATATCACACCTGACAACAAGATTAAACTCATTTGTCCCAACCCTGAGTTCGGTCAGAATGTAATGACTTCTTTGCCTATGATGCTGGCAGAGGAACTGGATGTGGACTGGAAAAACGTCACCGTCGAAATGGGGCCGCATGATCCTGCAAAATTAGGTGCTCAGTTTACGGGCGGGAGTAATTCAGTCCGGATGTACTGGAAGCCACTGCGGCAAGCCGGTGCAGCCGCCAGGCAAATGCTGCGTGAAGCGGCAGCTCAGACATGGAATGTACCAGTTGGCGAAGTGACGACCAAAGCAGGCGTGCTATCGCATCCAAGCGGGAAGTCTGCGAAATACGGTGATTTGGCTAGTAAGGCGGCTGCCGTTCCTGTGCCAAAGGACTTGCCGCTGAAAGCACCAAAAGATTTTACAATTGTCAGAAAGGCCACTAAAAATGTAGAAGGTCATAAAATTGTAAGTGGTAAACCTCTTTTTGGATTGGATTATCAAGTGGATGGTATGCTGATCGCCATGATCCAGCACCCGCCAGCTTTTGGAATGAAACTCAAATCGTTCGATGCGGTCCAGGCACTGAAGATGCCGGGTATCAAAGATATTTTTAGTCTGAAATTATACGAGGACGGATTTGAACAAGGCGGATTCGATACCCGTACATTCAACGAGTTGCTGGTAGTAGTTGGTAATACTACATGGGAAGTGATGAATGCGCGTAAAAAGCTGGTCGCTAACTGGGAAAATGCGGGTGATACCAAGGATACCATGGGCGGCAGAGGTGGAAAAAAGGAAGTTGTTGTTCCCGGAGCGCTTGAAACGACAAGCACTCAAATGCAGCAAATGCACGAGTTTGCAAATAAACCCGCCCAGCAATTAAGAAAAGATGGCGACCCTGAAACGGCTTTCAAAAATGCAGCGCAGGTGATCGAACGCACTTATAATGCCCCGTTTCTGGCGCACAATTGCATGGAACCGATGAATTTCTTCGCCCATGTAACCGATGAAAAAGCACTCTTCGCAGGTCCGTTGCAGGCACCGGGTTGGACAGAGCCTACACTTGCGAAACTGTTAAATCTGCCTGCCGATAAAATTGAGATACAAATGACGCGTATGGGTGGCGGTTTTGGGCGCAGGGCGTACGGACATTATCTTTCAGAGGCCGGCTTAATCTCTAAAAAAGTAAAGGCACCGGTGAAACTGATGTACACCCGTGAGGATGATATGACTTACGGCATTTACCGCCCGATGTATACAGCGACTTACCGCGCCGCGCTGGATGCAGACAAAAACCTGATTGCTTTTCATGTAAAGGGTGGGGGAATACCCGAGCATGCGATACATGCAAATCGTTTTCCGGCCGGAGCGGTGGATAATTATCTGGCGGAAGGCTGGCAAATCGCTTCCAATATTACGATTGGGGCTTTCAGGGCACCACGTTCCAATTTTAATGCAGCGGCTGAACAATCGTTTCTGGATGAAGTGGCCGAAGCCGCAGGAAAAGATCCGATTGAATTCAGGTTGGAGCTTTTAAAAAAGGCAAAGGAAAGTCCGGTGGGTAAGAACAATGAGTATGATGCAGGAAGATACGCCGGTGTACTGGAATTGCTTCGTGAGAAATCCGGTTGGGGCAAGCCAGGCAATGAGAAATACAACCGTGGTGTGGCCGCTTATTTCTGTCACAATTCCTATGCGGCCCATGTTGTCGATATGGTGACGCGGGACGGACAGCCTTATGTAGAGCGCGTGTTCAGCGCGATGGATTGTGGCATTGTCATTAACCCCGAATCGGCAACCAATATGGTGCAGGGAGCGGTGGTTGATGGAATAGGCAACGCATTTTATGGCGCTTTGACACATAAAGACGGCGTGCCGCAGCAGACGAATTTTCACAATTACCGAATGATCCGCATCAATGAAGCGCCTAAAAGTATCGAAGTACATTTTGTCCAAAATGATCTGGATCCAACGGGTTTAGGAGAACCGCCGTTTCCACCGGTGTTTGGTGCAGTGGCGAATGCGCTTTATAAGAACAAGGGGAGGAGATTCTATAATCAGCCTTTTCAGCCGGATTTTGAAAAGAATGTAAAAACGACGATATAA
- a CDS encoding MFS transporter — MEKDVDIVGVYAERPSWQTIFVLSLGLLGSITAELILTGSAITIADELGFNKHMLGRAVTALTAFFTMLSGTNVARKINQGNVILTLLLLLILSSILISMGSNQIMSVIGRVLLGIVTGSFSLIFITVFRTLGSEKTITKSLSIVFPGLLLASGTVVMLGSVLEKMLGWKTSGLLIGIFVITSFFGLMVGPQDFKSKSQNSGPALIDLLAHRANKIATLVVVLLLGGQFAFILYLGPFVKAVADFHGYSSFAFLMTFVISNFLGGWLDPLILSNNPFLKLIVLPAALSCALLGMVLCDQILWLTYILIIFLGFFNGPFMIGWAKWLTQNFTSNGSFLLLAVIQLSIAFGAVGGWIFFEIGGVKAVLTCSGIVLLAVPLCLMILCSGSDLKKGSG; from the coding sequence ATGGAAAAAGATGTGGATATCGTCGGAGTATATGCAGAAAGGCCTTCCTGGCAAACTATTTTTGTTTTGTCTCTGGGTCTATTAGGGTCAATCACAGCAGAGCTGATTTTAACAGGTTCAGCTATTACTATTGCAGATGAGCTTGGATTTAATAAGCATATGCTTGGACGTGCGGTTACTGCCCTAACCGCTTTTTTTACGATGCTGTCGGGCACAAATGTCGCCCGAAAAATCAATCAGGGCAATGTTATTCTTACACTTTTGTTATTGCTGATTTTGTCAAGCATACTCATTTCAATGGGCTCCAATCAGATCATGTCTGTTATTGGAAGGGTTTTGCTCGGAATTGTGACTGGCAGCTTCTCGTTAATATTTATTACAGTTTTCAGAACCCTGGGTTCTGAAAAGACTATTACAAAATCTTTATCAATAGTCTTTCCCGGGCTATTGTTGGCCAGTGGGACTGTTGTGATGCTTGGATCTGTTCTTGAAAAAATGCTCGGTTGGAAAACTTCAGGGCTTTTGATTGGCATATTCGTGATTACGTCATTTTTTGGCCTAATGGTCGGGCCGCAGGATTTTAAATCTAAATCTCAGAATAGTGGCCCGGCCTTAATTGACCTTTTAGCGCACCGTGCAAACAAAATTGCCACACTGGTAGTCGTTCTATTATTGGGCGGGCAGTTCGCATTCATCCTGTACCTGGGGCCTTTTGTAAAAGCTGTTGCAGATTTTCACGGCTATTCATCTTTTGCTTTTTTAATGACGTTTGTGATTTCCAATTTTCTTGGTGGTTGGCTCGATCCGTTAATATTGAGCAATAATCCCTTTTTAAAACTTATTGTTTTGCCAGCTGCCTTATCTTGTGCTTTGTTGGGCATGGTATTATGTGACCAGATTCTTTGGTTAACTTATATCCTGATCATATTTCTGGGTTTTTTTAACGGGCCGTTTATGATTGGATGGGCCAAGTGGTTAACCCAAAATTTTACTTCTAATGGCAGCTTTTTATTGCTTGCCGTCATTCAGCTTTCTATTGCTTTTGGAGCCGTTGGTGGTTGGATTTTTTTCGAAATAGGTGGAGTAAAAGCGGTATTAACATGTTCAGGAATTGTTTTGCTGGCAGTTCCACTTTGCCTTATGATCTTGTGTTCTGGATCTGATTTGAAGAAAGGCAGCGGGTAG
- the moaA gene encoding GTP 3',8-cyclase MoaA, with protein sequence MIRDSFNRVHNYLRISLTDNCNLRCFYCMPEEEYLFTPTSKLMQCSEIEALATTFVAAGVNKIRLTGGEPLVRHDAADIILTLAKLPVELTMTTNGTRLHKFIDVLNEAGVRSLNISLDTLNHEKFNKVTRRNQFDSVLENIQLCLENGFHVKVNVVVMKGLNDYELIDFVAWTKSTPVDVRFIEFMPFTGNRWTNNQVMTLNEILQVISDRYDFSSVDRKAHDTAKRFRVPGHVGTFGVISTMSSHFCSDCNRMRLTADGKLKNCLFSNGETDLLTALRNGQQILPLIHQTIAAKHFQLGGQMTTDFGEIDADKILNRSMITIGG encoded by the coding sequence ATGATTAGAGATAGTTTCAACCGTGTTCATAATTACCTGCGTATATCGTTAACCGATAATTGTAATTTGAGGTGTTTCTACTGCATGCCGGAAGAGGAGTATTTGTTTACTCCGACTTCCAAATTAATGCAATGCTCCGAAATTGAAGCCCTGGCCACGACGTTTGTCGCGGCCGGGGTGAATAAAATCCGGCTTACAGGAGGTGAACCTTTGGTGCGTCATGACGCTGCCGACATAATACTTACTCTCGCAAAACTTCCCGTTGAACTCACAATGACAACAAACGGCACAAGGCTGCATAAGTTCATTGATGTTCTTAACGAGGCAGGGGTTCGTTCGCTCAATATTAGCCTTGATACTTTAAACCATGAAAAGTTCAATAAAGTCACCCGAAGAAATCAGTTTGACAGTGTTTTAGAAAATATTCAGCTGTGCCTGGAAAACGGTTTTCATGTGAAAGTAAACGTCGTGGTCATGAAAGGTTTGAATGATTATGAATTGATTGATTTTGTTGCATGGACCAAATCAACGCCGGTGGATGTACGTTTCATCGAATTTATGCCTTTTACCGGGAATCGGTGGACAAACAATCAGGTGATGACACTGAATGAAATATTGCAGGTTATTTCAGATAGATATGATTTTTCCTCCGTTGATAGAAAAGCACATGATACAGCCAAAAGATTCCGGGTGCCGGGGCATGTAGGAACTTTCGGTGTGATCAGTACGATGAGTTCTCATTTCTGCTCAGACTGCAACCGGATGCGCCTGACTGCCGACGGCAAGCTTAAGAACTGCCTTTTTTCCAATGGTGAAACCGATCTTTTAACGGCTTTACGAAACGGGCAGCAGATTCTTCCATTAATCCATCAGACTATCGCAGCCAAGCATTTTCAGCTGGGTGGTCAGATGACAACGGATTTCGGGGAAATTGATGCCGACAAAATTCTCAATAGAAGCATGATTACGATTGGGGGATAA
- a CDS encoding FAD:protein FMN transferase encodes MDESVDDNSNSLFVFDAIGTHWEIETYEPLTDGIKKKVLDRIESFDKTYSRFRTDSLVTEIASASNGGNFNFPVDCIPIFELYDKLHNLTGGAVDPLVGRRLEVLGYDRNYSLTPANDILLHKNHEQKACWGKDVFRDRQSLITNRPVVIDIGAAGKGYLVDLVSEILLKEEVTEFIIDAGGDIRHSGIWKFPIGMQHPLQLEHVIGVIDLQDSAICASASNKRAWGEGLHHILDARVGLPVQDVIATWVIAKNALIADGLATALFFISADKLKGHFQFSSVRMFSNNTIEKSKNFKGELFLD; translated from the coding sequence ATGGACGAGTCAGTTGATGACAATAGCAACTCTTTATTTGTATTTGATGCCATCGGTACCCATTGGGAAATTGAGACATATGAACCATTGACTGATGGGATAAAGAAAAAAGTACTGGATCGGATTGAGTCCTTTGACAAAACTTATTCCCGGTTCCGGACTGATTCACTTGTTACTGAAATTGCCTCTGCCTCTAACGGAGGCAATTTTAACTTTCCGGTTGATTGTATCCCCATTTTTGAGCTATATGACAAGCTTCATAACCTGACGGGCGGAGCTGTGGATCCACTGGTGGGGCGGAGACTTGAAGTGCTTGGTTATGACAGAAACTACTCGCTTACACCAGCAAATGACATACTCCTGCATAAGAACCATGAGCAGAAAGCATGTTGGGGAAAAGATGTTTTCCGGGACCGTCAGAGCTTGATAACAAACCGACCGGTGGTGATTGATATTGGTGCAGCCGGTAAAGGATATCTGGTCGATCTGGTTAGTGAGATTCTTCTTAAAGAAGAAGTAACAGAGTTCATCATTGATGCAGGCGGAGATATCCGGCACTCCGGAATTTGGAAGTTCCCAATCGGAATGCAGCATCCGTTACAGCTTGAACATGTTATTGGCGTTATTGATTTGCAGGATAGTGCCATTTGCGCTTCTGCATCCAACAAACGGGCTTGGGGCGAAGGATTGCACCACATACTCGATGCCAGGGTTGGACTGCCCGTTCAGGACGTAATTGCCACCTGGGTCATTGCCAAAAACGCGCTGATAGCAGACGGATTGGCGACTGCACTTTTCTTTATTAGCGCAGACAAATTGAAGGGGCATTTTCAATTTTCCTCCGTTCGCATGTTTTCTAATAATACGATTGAGAAGTCAAAAAACTTTAAAGGTGAGCTATTTTTAGATTGA
- a CDS encoding (2Fe-2S)-binding protein has product MAVFNLKINGKVRKVEVDPSTPVLWLLRDHLDLRGTKYGCGVAQCGACTVHLDGNAVRSCQLPVSAVGKSAVTTIEGLSEKGDHPVQMAWIEHDVAQCGYCQSGQIMSAAALLKSNPNPSDKDIDAHMSGNICRCGTYLRIKDAVKSVAKK; this is encoded by the coding sequence GTGGCTGTATTTAACTTAAAGATCAATGGTAAAGTCAGGAAAGTAGAAGTTGATCCATCCACCCCTGTCCTTTGGCTTTTGCGTGATCACCTTGACTTGCGGGGAACCAAATATGGCTGCGGAGTCGCACAATGTGGTGCGTGCACGGTGCATCTGGATGGAAATGCAGTTCGTTCCTGTCAACTGCCTGTTTCGGCAGTGGGCAAGTCCGCTGTTACGACAATAGAAGGGTTGTCTGAAAAAGGAGATCATCCGGTTCAGATGGCCTGGATTGAGCATGATGTGGCTCAATGCGGATATTGTCAGTCTGGCCAGATCATGAGTGCTGCGGCGCTGTTAAAATCTAATCCCAATCCTTCGGACAAGGATATTGATGCCCACATGAGCGGTAATATATGCCGCTGTGGTACGTATCTGAGGATCAAAGATGCTGTTAAGTCAGTAGCGAAGAAATAA